The Nicotiana tabacum cultivar K326 chromosome 14, ASM71507v2, whole genome shotgun sequence genome contains a region encoding:
- the LOC107773843 gene encoding serine/threonine/tyrosine-protein kinase HT1: MDEEINSWIRRTKFSHTICHRLDATRLSSIPITFQPRSIASAKTRPETGSLNSRTSLVVRQIVQNPSTNKQRVLSPLPKTKLSDTFKEARSSQRRFSTPHPQRKEHEKGNVSKLFLKDSRDKKAPSSTVKFNDKLKSRNRKDSAWSKYFDHSGRRVMSVETADEYTIDLSKLFLGLRFAHGAHSQLYHGIYRDEPVAVKMIRLPDDDENGDLATRLENQFSREVTLLSQLHHQNVVKFVGACRKPPVFCVVTEYLCEGSLRAYLHKLEHKSLNLQKLIALALDIARGMQYIHSQGVIHRDLKPENILINDKFRLKIADFGIACEEAYCDLLADDPGTYRWMAPEMIKRKSYGRKVDVYGFGLILWEMVAGTIPYEDMTPVQAAFAVVNKNMRPPIPGDCPPAMRALIEQCWSLQPEKRPEFWQLVKVLEQFESSVAHDGTLNLVQNSMFQCRKKGFLHWIQKLGSAHQNTSS, encoded by the exons atggATGAGGAAATTAATTCTTGGATTAGGAGAACAAAATTTTCTCATACCATTTGTCATAGGTTGGATGCAACAAGATTGTCTTCTATTCCTATCACTTTCCAGCCTAGGAGTATTGCAAGTGCCAAAACTAGACCTGAAACAGGTTCTCTTAATTCAAGAACTAGTCTAGTTGTTAGGCAAATTGTGCAAAATCCGAGCACGAATAAGCAGAGAGTATTATCCCCTCTTCCGAAAACAAAACTTTCCGATACGTTTAAGGAAGCACGATCTAGTCAGAGGAGGTTTTCGACTCCACATCCTCAAAGGAAAGAACATGAGAAGGGAAATGTGAGTAAATTGTTCCTCAAAGATTCCCGCGATAAGAAAGCACCTAGTTCCACGGTGAAGTTCAATGACAAATTAAAGAGCCGGAACCGGAAAGATTCAGCATGGTCAAAGTACTTTGATCATAGTGGACGTAGGGTTATGTCCGTAGAAACAGCTGATGAGTATACGATTGATCTTTCTAAGCTATTTCTTGGACTAAGATTTGCTCATGGTGCGCATAGTCAGCTTTACCATGGAATATATAGGGATGAACCTGTTGCAGTGAAAATGATAAGACTACCTgatgatgatgaaaatggagaTTTAGCAACTCGGTTGGAGAATCAGTTTAGCAGAGAAGTTACTCTCTTGTCTCAACTCCACCATCAAAATGTTGTGAAG TTTGTAGGTGCATGCAGAAAGCCACCGGTTTTTTGTGTTGTGACTGAGTATTTATGTGAGGGTTCTTTGAGAGCATACCTTCACAAGCTTGAGCATAAGTCCCTGAACTTACAAAAATTGATTGCACTAGCCTTGGATATTGCTCGTGGAATGCAATATATTCACTCACAAGGCGTTATTCATCGGGATCTCAAGCCGGAGAATATACTTATCAATGACAAGTTCCGCCTCAAAATTGCAGATTTTGGAATTGCTTGTGAGGAAGCATATTGTGATCTTTTGGCTGATGATCCAGGTACTTATCGATGGATGGCACCTGAGATGATTAAACGAAAGTCATATGGTCGGAAGGTGGATGTTTATGGTTTTGGACTCATTTTATGGGAAATGGTCGCTGGAACCATACCTTATGAAGATATGACACCAGTACAGGCTGCTTTTGCTGTTGTCAACAAG AATATGAGACCACCTATTCCCGGGGATTGCCCTCCTGCCATGAGAGCTTTGATCGAACAATGTTGGTCTTTGCAACCAGAAAAGAGGCCCGAGTTTTGGCAGCTTGTAAAGGTATTGGAGCAGTTTGAATCTTCAGTTGCGCATGACGGGACTCTGAATCTAGTACAAAATTCAATGTTTCAATGTCGCAAGAAGGGTTTTCTTCATTGGATCCAAAAACTTGGATCCGCACATCAAAACACTTCATCTTAG